The DNA window TTGAGGGGCTCGCGATCACGAATATGCCCAGTAGTGGGATATTTGTGGGTGGGCCTGCGTCCAAAATTACGATCCGGAACTGCTTTCTCGGCGTGGATGTGGATGGAAAAACGGTGCAGGGCAATGACCTCTGGGGAGTCATTCTGGCCGGCGGTGGGGCTGTCTTCTTCGGAAACCTCGTCTCTGGGAACGGGAATGACGGAATCACCGTCTCCAGCGCCAACAATCAAGTGATCAACAACATCGTGGGCCTCGACCACGACGGCGACGCAGCGAAGGGAAACGCCGGAAACGGCATCGCCGTCTTCGGAGACGGCAATCAGATCGGATATGCGACTGTTAATCCCATCCGTTCTGGTATCGTCGACAACGGAAACGTCATTTCTGCCAACGGTGAGAGCGGCATCGACATCCGCGGCGACGAAAACGCAGTGGCCGCAAATAATATCGGCACGAACGCGGACGGTAGCACTGTCACAGGTACGGGAAGCAACCCGCTCGGCAACGACGGCTCGGGCGTTACGATCGCGGGCACCGGCTCGGGAAGCCATCCCGCCCAGCGGAACGTGATTGGCGACGACGATGTGCCCGAGGACCGGAATCTCGTGTCCGGAAACGACGGAAACGGCATCACGCTCGGCGACGACCAGAACGACTACGCCGCGGTCGATGACACCTTGCGCAACAATGTGATCGGCCTGAACGCGAGCCGGGATGCTGCTCTTCCCAACGGCGACGGTTCTAGCACCATAGGCGGCATCGTGGGGAGCTACGTGACGGGGGCCGTGATCGATAGCAACCGCGTGTCCGGCAACGACGGACAGGGCATCATCATCTTCTCGGCCGGGGGCTACAATGAGGACCTGCACATTGTCGACAACCTCGTCGGCACCAATCACAGCTTTGCGACGGGCCTCGGCAACGCCTACGACGGCATTCAAGTGAAGCCGAACCCGAGTGGCAACCTCGCCGAAATTGAGGTGACCGAAAATATCATTGGCAACAACAGCAACGACGGCGTCGACATTCGGGGAGGCTACCACGATGTCGCCAACAACTTCATCGGCGTCGCGCCGGACGGCAGCGACATTGGAAACGGCTCGCAGGGCGTCATCGCCGACAACGGGGGATCGAGGATGGAGGACGTGTTCATCGGATCCGGTGCGTCGGTGCCGGGAAATGGCCGCGCCGCCGGCAACTTTACCCCCACCGGGGTCGGGAATGTGATCGGCTACAACGGGGCCGACGGCATTCTCTTCAGGGGCCAGGCATCGGGCGTTGAAATCGGCCAGAACTTCGTCGGCACCAATCCGAGCGGTACCGACATCGGCAACGGCTCCGGCGGGGGCGATGGCATTCGCATTGTCGGATCCGGCAATGCCGTAAGCGACATCACCCTCGGCTACAATGAAGGAGAGGCGTTCTCCGACCCGTTTCCGGCCGACGGCCAGTCGACGACGCGCAAGGTGACGGTGGCGCGGTAAGTGCAGGGTCGGGCGCGTGACGAGACGCGACGGCAGAAAAGCCGCGCCGATCGTCGCGCCCCGGCACGCCCCCTTCTTCTTTCCGTCACCGCCCTCCTCTGCCCAGACGAACTCACAGCAGCACCCCTCCCTATGTGGTTTCTCTCCCCTTTGTCCCGATCGGTTGTCCGCTCGGCGCTCGTCGTCTTTCTGGTGCTGCCGCTGTGCTCCGGCTGTGGGGTCTTTCGGACACTCCTGAAAGTGAACCCCGACGGCAGCGGCACGATCGTGCAGACAATCCGCCTCAACGCGATGGCGACCCAGTTTATGAGTTCGATGGCAACGACGGACGACTCGGCGCGCCAGGACGCCGACAACCCCCCCACACTGTTCACGAAAAAGAAAATTCGCGCCCGCGCCGCGCAGTTCGGCGACGGCGTTCATTTCGTGCGCATGGAGCGCCTCGACGAACGCGGCGGCAAGGGCTACCGCGCCGTCTACGCCTTCGACGACGTGCGGACGGTGCACCTCTTGCCCGGCGAACAAATGGACATCGGCGACGACGCCCCCGGCGCAAGCGCGGATGACGCCAAGACGAAAACCCCCATCACGTTCGACTTCAGCGCCGGCGTGCCCGCCACGCTGACGATGCACCTCGGCGGCCTGGCCGCCCCGGACGCCTCCGTCAACATGGGCAGGGGCCCCCCGGACGCGCCCGACACGTCCAACACCGCTCGACAGAAGCGCATGGCGCGCATGATGCTGCGGGACGCGGAGATGCGTATC is part of the Salinibacter sp. 10B genome and encodes:
- a CDS encoding CSLREA domain-containing protein, whose amino-acid sequence is MDVLSAPHSIFSSLSTVGGVVGLLLISFLGPDATQAQDQTFMVNSTADASDANPGDGTCATSGGACTLRAAIEEANSDDTRDKIDFSNIPTTSGFATISLNSQLQVVREINIAGETAPGYPSSVVDGPIVKLDGSNMSSSTENGIEFSNDAGGTSAESVLEGLAITNMPSSGIFVGGPASKITIRNCFLGVDVDGKTVQGNDLWGVILAGGGAVFFGNLVSGNGNDGITVSSANNQVINNIVGLDHDGDAAKGNAGNGIAVFGDGNQIGYATVNPIRSGIVDNGNVISANGESGIDIRGDENAVAANNIGTNADGSTVTGTGSNPLGNDGSGVTIAGTGSGSHPAQRNVIGDDDVPEDRNLVSGNDGNGITLGDDQNDYAAVDDTLRNNVIGLNASRDAALPNGDGSSTIGGIVGSYVTGAVIDSNRVSGNDGQGIIIFSAGGYNEDLHIVDNLVGTNHSFATGLGNAYDGIQVKPNPSGNLAEIEVTENIIGNNSNDGVDIRGGYHDVANNFIGVAPDGSDIGNGSQGVIADNGGSRMEDVFIGSGASVPGNGRAAGNFTPTGVGNVIGYNGADGILFRGQASGVEIGQNFVGTNPSGTDIGNGSGGGDGIRIVGSGNAVSDITLGYNEGEAFSDPFPADGQSTTRKVTVAR